A region from the Thermodesulfobacteriota bacterium genome encodes:
- a CDS encoding peptidoglycan-binding domain-containing protein has product MSSTHVVRQGECMSSIADGYGHFWETLWNHPDNAALRQRRQDPNVLLPGDTVSVPKREKREVSGATEARHRFRKKGVPARIRLKIMQEPPQESGDTQESGDVIRSSAQAPKDEVRADLPYRLEIDGQLTEGRTDGEGMIEVAIPPGARSGKIILEPDTTRAREIPLMLGSLDPISEIRGVKQRLANLGFDCGSCTDDELTEGVEAALRFFQEEYELDVTGAVDGATRDKLKQVHGS; this is encoded by the coding sequence ATGAGCAGCACCCACGTGGTCCGGCAGGGGGAGTGTATGTCGAGCATCGCCGACGGATACGGCCATTTCTGGGAGACGCTCTGGAACCATCCCGACAATGCGGCGCTGAGGCAGCGGCGACAGGATCCCAATGTGCTCCTGCCCGGCGATACCGTGAGTGTGCCCAAGCGGGAGAAGAGGGAGGTGAGCGGTGCTACGGAGGCGCGACACCGCTTTAGGAAGAAGGGGGTTCCGGCCCGCATCCGGCTCAAGATCATGCAGGAGCCCCCACAGGAATCGGGCGACACCCAGGAGTCGGGCGACGTGATCCGGAGCTCCGCCCAGGCCCCGAAGGACGAGGTGCGCGCCGACCTGCCCTATCGGCTGGAGATCGATGGTCAGCTGACCGAGGGACGAACCGACGGGGAGGGAATGATCGAGGTGGCCATCCCGCCCGGCGCTCGAAGCGGCAAGATCATCCTGGAGCCGGACACGACGCGAGCCCGGGAGATCCCCCTCATGCTGGGCTCCCTGGACCCCATCAGTGAAATCCGCGGGGTCAAGCAGCGGCTGGCAAATCTCGGGTTCGACTGCGGCAGTTGCACCGACGACGAACTGACGGAAGGGGTCGAGGCGGCCTTGCGCTTTTTTCAGGAAGAGTATGAGCTCGATGTAACCGGCGCAGTGGACGGAGCCACCAGGGACAAGTTGAAGCAGGTGCACGGAAGCTGA
- a CDS encoding DUF4280 domain-containing protein codes for MGSLVATGAMLKCSFGMAPAALLALPTHRVFAEGVPAATVMDHKPVVNVPSFGACTSLTNPTVASATAAASGVLTPMPCVPATPAPWVPGSPTVTMGGFPALNPASTCSCAWGGIISVAMPGTVTIQVA; via the coding sequence ATGGGGAGTCTCGTGGCCACGGGGGCGATGCTCAAGTGCAGCTTCGGGATGGCGCCTGCCGCCCTCCTGGCCCTGCCAACCCATCGCGTCTTCGCGGAGGGCGTGCCGGCGGCCACCGTGATGGATCACAAGCCCGTGGTCAACGTGCCGTCCTTCGGCGCCTGCACCAGCCTCACGAACCCTACGGTAGCCTCCGCCACGGCGGCCGCCTCCGGGGTCCTCACCCCCATGCCCTGCGTCCCCGCCACCCCCGCGCCCTGGGTCCCCGGCTCCCCCACCGTCACGATGGGCGGCTTCCCTGCCCTCAACCCCGCGAGCACGTGCTCCTGCGCGTGGGGAGGGATCATCTCCGTGGCGATGCCGGGGACGGTAACGATCCAGGTGGCGTGA
- a CDS encoding ribbon-helix-helix protein, CopG family has translation MRTQVTVRLGDEIAEGLAAAAKKLHVKRSEVVRLALERFIREEDAEAEPRPYDRVKDLLGSLASGVPDLGEAHREHLRAKFRRDG, from the coding sequence ATGCGCACACAAGTGACGGTCAGGCTCGGCGACGAGATCGCAGAAGGGCTCGCCGCCGCCGCCAAGAAGCTCCACGTGAAGCGCTCCGAGGTGGTTCGCCTCGCCCTGGAGCGTTTCATCCGGGAAGAGGACGCCGAGGCGGAACCCCGGCCGTATGACCGGGTGAAGGACCTCCTCGGCTCCCTTGCCAGCGGGGTGCCGGATCTGGGAGAGGCCCACCGGGAGCACCTGCGCGCGAAGTTCCGCCGCGATGGTTGA
- a CDS encoding carboxypeptidase-like regulatory domain-containing protein — translation MNPRSGKAPKAVAPAAPKAAEDADSADPGEVEQAKAAQREKGEGKYGATPAKPHMAGEDDGKTSWIEIELVDEDDQPVPGEKYEINLPDGSVASGTLDEKGLARVEGIDPGTCRVTFPDLDKDAWEPRS, via the coding sequence GTGAACCCTAGGTCCGGAAAGGCCCCCAAGGCCGTCGCCCCCGCCGCGCCCAAGGCCGCCGAGGACGCCGATTCGGCAGACCCCGGCGAGGTGGAGCAGGCCAAGGCCGCGCAGCGGGAAAAGGGCGAGGGGAAGTACGGCGCTACTCCCGCCAAGCCCCACATGGCCGGAGAGGACGACGGCAAGACGAGCTGGATCGAGATCGAGCTCGTGGACGAAGACGACCAGCCGGTACCGGGCGAGAAGTACGAAATCAACCTGCCGGACGGGTCGGTTGCCAGCGGCACCCTCGACGAGAAGGGGCTGGCGAGGGTCGAGGGAATCGATCCCGGGACGTGCCGGGTGACGTTTCCGGACCTGGACAAGGATGCGTGGGAGCCCCGGTCGTGA
- a CDS encoding PIN domain-containing protein produces MLLDTGPFVALLDRSEKNHDACLGAFQDFRGRLLTTEPVLTETLYLLGPAFSLQKPALEFILSGGAELASLTTKSLRRAMQLMEKYADVPMDFADATLVALAEETGIHRVFTLDRRGFSAYRVGSRKSFTIVPGPA; encoded by the coding sequence ATGCTCCTCGATACCGGGCCGTTCGTGGCCCTCCTCGACCGCAGCGAGAAGAACCACGACGCCTGCCTCGGCGCTTTTCAGGACTTCAGGGGCCGGCTCCTCACGACCGAACCGGTCTTGACGGAGACCCTCTACCTGCTGGGCCCCGCCTTTTCCCTCCAGAAACCGGCCCTGGAGTTCATCCTTAGCGGCGGAGCCGAGCTCGCTTCGCTGACGACGAAGAGTCTGCGCCGAGCAATGCAACTGATGGAGAAGTACGCCGACGTTCCCATGGATTTCGCCGACGCGACCCTCGTCGCCCTGGCGGAGGAGACCGGAATCCACCGCGTGTTCACTCTCGATCGGCGGGGCTTCTCAGCCTATCGGGTCGGCTCTCGCAAGAGCTTCACCATCGTTCCCGGCCCCGCCTGA